In Acinetobacter sp. C32I, one genomic interval encodes:
- the coaBC gene encoding bifunctional phosphopantothenoylcysteine decarboxylase/phosphopantothenate--cysteine ligase CoaBC: MSFDLSVIPHKNIILAVTGGIAAYKSAILVRRLKDFGFDVRVVMTHGAQAFITPLTFQALSGNPVHTELLDPEAEAGMGHIELARWADLVLVAPASCDSIAKFANGLADDLLSTLYLATKAPVWVAPAMNQQMWAAKATQRNLQTLVEDGVHVIMPDAGEQACGDVGLGRMPEPEDLARQVAAYFHKAQRALAEKFGLLAGKRVTITAGPTREAIDPVRYISNHSTGKMGFALAAACYAAGAKVTLVAGPVSLDTPNGVQRINVSSAMQMLDVSMNQLKDGCDIFIATAAVADYRVAQVAEHKIKKAGNELAVALVKNPDIVATIAQQEQRPFMVGFAAETQNVEEYAAGKLVAKKLDMIACNDVSRPDIGFASDENAMTVFFAQSYHMKKRELEKASKQEISQQLVESIADALRRRL; this comes from the coding sequence GTGAGCTTCGATCTAAGTGTTATTCCCCATAAAAACATTATATTAGCGGTTACAGGTGGTATTGCTGCCTATAAAAGTGCCATCTTGGTACGCCGTTTAAAAGATTTCGGTTTTGATGTCCGTGTGGTCATGACTCATGGCGCACAAGCATTTATTACCCCACTTACTTTTCAAGCACTTTCAGGCAATCCTGTGCATACCGAATTGCTTGATCCTGAAGCCGAAGCAGGCATGGGACATATCGAATTGGCGCGTTGGGCTGATTTGGTTCTGGTGGCACCTGCCAGCTGTGACAGCATTGCAAAATTTGCCAATGGCTTGGCGGATGATCTGCTCAGCACTTTATATTTGGCAACCAAAGCACCTGTTTGGGTTGCACCGGCCATGAATCAGCAAATGTGGGCAGCAAAAGCTACACAGCGCAATCTGCAAACGTTAGTCGAAGATGGTGTTCATGTGATCATGCCCGATGCAGGCGAGCAAGCCTGCGGTGATGTCGGTTTAGGCCGTATGCCTGAGCCTGAAGATTTGGCTCGCCAAGTTGCAGCCTATTTCCATAAAGCACAACGTGCATTAGCTGAAAAATTTGGTCTGTTGGCTGGAAAACGTGTCACCATTACTGCGGGCCCGACCCGTGAAGCAATTGATCCAGTCCGTTATATTTCAAACCACAGCACGGGTAAAATGGGCTTTGCCTTGGCCGCTGCATGTTATGCCGCAGGGGCAAAAGTCACCTTGGTGGCTGGCCCTGTTAGCTTGGATACGCCGAATGGTGTGCAACGTATTAATGTCAGTTCTGCAATGCAGATGCTTGATGTCAGTATGAATCAACTGAAAGATGGCTGTGACATCTTTATTGCAACGGCAGCTGTGGCGGATTATCGTGTGGCACAAGTGGCTGAGCATAAGATTAAAAAAGCAGGTAATGAGCTCGCGGTGGCTTTGGTCAAAAATCCAGATATCGTAGCGACCATTGCACAGCAGGAACAACGTCCATTCATGGTTGGCTTTGCTGCTGAAACGCAAAATGTCGAAGAATACGCTGCTGGTAAACTGGTGGCGAAAAAACTGGACATGATTGCCTGTAATGATGTGTCACGCCCAGATATCGGTTTTGCCTCAGATGAAAATGCCATGACCGTGTTCTTTGCCCAGTCTTATCACATGAAAAAGCGTGAGTTGGAAAAGGCATCAAAACAAGAGATTTCGCAGCAGTTGGTTGAGTCGATTGCCGATGCTTTACGCCGTCGCCTATAA
- the radC gene encoding DNA repair protein RadC produces MNQSIKTWPEQERPRERLLSQGPQSLSDAELLAIFLRSGSKQHSAVELARILIQHFGGLNLIFDANFEDLSQFNGIASTKYAQLMAVKELGRRYLNNHFQQQRLCLDTSTLVLDYLRYELQGEKQEVFAVLCLDAELRKLHFKKLFFGSHHSCAVSLNQTLRYALQQQACQIVVAHNHPYGTAQPSTEDIYLTQQLKQACKLLEIHLIDHFIISPEGYFSFSEQQLLNPIKTKQSRLDKA; encoded by the coding sequence TTGAATCAATCTATTAAAACTTGGCCCGAGCAAGAGCGTCCAAGAGAACGTCTTTTATCCCAAGGACCGCAAAGCTTATCCGATGCGGAACTGTTGGCGATTTTTCTGCGTTCAGGCTCAAAACAGCACTCTGCGGTGGAATTGGCGCGTATTTTGATTCAACATTTTGGCGGACTTAATTTGATATTTGATGCCAATTTTGAAGATTTATCACAATTTAATGGTATTGCTTCAACCAAATATGCGCAGCTGATGGCGGTAAAGGAACTTGGGCGGCGTTATCTGAATAATCATTTCCAGCAACAACGACTTTGTCTGGATACGTCAACTCTGGTGCTCGACTATTTACGCTATGAACTGCAAGGTGAAAAACAGGAGGTTTTTGCAGTACTGTGTTTGGATGCCGAACTCAGAAAATTGCATTTTAAAAAGCTGTTCTTTGGCTCCCATCATTCCTGCGCTGTTTCACTGAATCAAACCCTACGCTATGCCCTGCAACAACAGGCCTGTCAAATCGTGGTGGCACACAATCATCCCTATGGCACTGCCCAACCCTCAACTGAAGATATTTATCTAACCCAACAGCTCAAACAAGCCTGTAAACTGCTAGAAATTCACTTGATCGATCATTTTATTATTTCGCCAGAAGGCTATTTTTCATTTTCTGAACAACAACTACTCAACCCTATTAAAACCAAGCAATCTCGCCTTGACAAAGCTTAA
- a CDS encoding bestrophin family protein, whose product MIVRDQPSIFKVLFSWRGTILPKILPSLGFVMLISAIIGGVEYVNLYRFPEIPLVGFTLIGVVLSIFLGFKNTACYDRWWEARKLWGVLIATARHFDRDCRVLTQARRERIIQNVIVFANVLRDRLRHQTANPTELTETSGLSQQALTQLYQQHNAPQYTLSLIQWELLQAMKEGEISDIIYTQMNRHVAALSEMQTGCDRIANTPIPFAYSVLLNRTVYFFCFMLPFSLGSLLGLVTPLLVGILAYTFLGLDALSTEIEEPFGTQSNDLPLDAMVRSIEIELLGTLGRPTPPPIQAHDHNLL is encoded by the coding sequence ATGATTGTCCGTGACCAGCCGAGTATTTTTAAAGTTTTATTCTCATGGCGAGGAACGATTTTACCCAAAATTTTGCCCTCTCTCGGTTTCGTGATGCTGATCTCTGCCATCATTGGCGGGGTCGAGTATGTCAATCTATATCGTTTCCCGGAAATTCCATTAGTCGGCTTCACGTTGATTGGTGTGGTGCTGTCCATTTTCTTGGGATTTAAGAACACCGCTTGTTATGACCGCTGGTGGGAAGCGCGTAAACTCTGGGGCGTGTTGATTGCCACGGCGCGCCATTTTGACCGTGATTGCCGCGTCCTGACCCAGGCACGTCGTGAACGTATCATTCAAAACGTGATTGTGTTTGCCAATGTGCTGCGTGATCGTCTGCGTCATCAAACCGCTAATCCAACCGAGCTGACCGAAACCAGTGGTCTGAGCCAACAAGCACTGACCCAACTTTATCAGCAGCATAATGCACCGCAGTACACCTTGAGCCTAATTCAATGGGAACTGTTACAAGCCATGAAAGAAGGCGAAATCTCGGATATTATCTATACCCAGATGAACCGCCATGTGGCCGCGTTAAGTGAAATGCAAACGGGTTGTGACCGGATAGCGAATACCCCAATTCCATTCGCCTATTCGGTTTTACTGAATCGTACCGTGTATTTCTTCTGCTTTATGCTGCCATTCAGTCTTGGCTCGTTATTGGGCTTGGTGACACCGCTATTGGTCGGTATTTTAGCCTATACCTTTTTAGGTCTGGATGCTTTAAGCACTGAAATAGAAGAACCTTTTGGCACACAAAGCAATGACTTACCGCTGGATGCGATGGTACGTTCGATTGAAATTGAATTACTTGGAACTTTAGGTCGACCAACCCCACCGCCGATTCAGGCGCATGACCATAACCTACTCTAA